A region of the Vigna unguiculata cultivar IT97K-499-35 chromosome 9, ASM411807v1, whole genome shotgun sequence genome:
GTGTTAATAGCTTCTAATTGGAGGATTTATGCTGGGATTGTGAAGTAAAAGAAACAAGTGAAAGAGTTATTGGAGACATAATGGTATAAACTTGGTATAATCACCAAGATGACTGTAAGTTTGGTGAATCTTCAAAAAGAAGTTGTGGTGTGTCAAGTCGTTAGAGAAAAGTATTGACTAAGGTTGGAGTGACTAATAAGGAATATGGTTTTAAAAGGATAGATACATTGTTGAGAAAATGGAACGCTAAGGCTATCAAAAGAGGAGTTTAAAGGGGTTCTGCAAGTTTTATAGGGGTCTCGAGGAAGGTTTCTCAACGGCGATTGCTTCCTTGTCATGGCGGACACGAAAGGATCATTATTCTGAGTAAACAAACAAGTGACCTTGTGTATGAATCAGAGTAGCGCAGCGGGATAGTGGCAGATGATGCTTAGAAATGGTAAGAGGTGCGTGGaaagaactatcttactcaTGACCTAGTGATTTCTACGACAACCAGTTCTTCATGAACGGTGAAAGTAtatatgattgcatgataaaactaattttggctctagcttacccttctgttgtttgttgtatgttatgtggtgtggtcttttcttttgcaatgatcatcaacttgttgatgtgagtagaggtgagaactccccgtaatcatcagggtgatggaggttccgctgcatagtctgcttggactggatctaggtttacttggactttcctttagggctatggcccgtGTACCGCTGATCTTTAGgcttaaaattttatactttgttGTGGCATCGTAGTGTGCCCTTTTCTTATTCGGGTTTTCTCTTGGATAATCGTGAGGAGTATTGTCTACACTCCAAGACTTTGTTTCTAATACTATTCCACGTGACATTCCTTTAATTagcgttattaattaaatggggtgttacatttcttagtttagtttttaaatttgaaaaacttttgTACACTACTGAAATGATTATgagatttgaaaatataattcacGAAATTATCCACTATTTATTTCAAccgtaaattattttatcagtacaattataattaatttaagttgTAAGTATGTTTGTTAAAAAgtgttttaatgttaaaagtGTGTCTTAACAATGGTAGACAACAAACTTCACTtgtgaaaaaactttattcaactcttgtgttattgttgttgttttcatataatgaacaatataatttAAAGACTCATTTTTCTGTCCGTTGTACTCACAATGGCTATAAACGGCTAGTACACTAATTACTAACAACGGTTAGTACATTAAGTACCCACAACGACTAATTCATTAATTACCAAAAACAGTTAACTTATTAATTACTATTAAGACTCCAACGactaattcatttaagtttattcTAAACCTAACAAAACTCTCCAGTAAACTTAAATGTTTCTCTTATCCTTCATCTTGGTTCCTCTAATCTTCATCCCGACTTTCCACATGCAATAACTCGTCTCACATTGTGCTTATCGCTTTCATGAATAGCCAAGTTCTTCACTTTCTTCATGACTGACTTCACTTTCACTTTGTTTAGGGCCAACTTGTACTTTTCTTTCAATGTGGCCAACTTGTTCTctactctttcattttttgcaTTTTATCTTAGTAGTCAACTTGTTCTCAACCAAATTCTTATCAATAGGCTGACCTCCTTTTGAGGGATCATAAAATTTTCACGTATTGTTGCGCTCAATTACATCTATCTGCTTACCATTGCAAGTCGCCACTCTTCATCTTGCACCTCCAATGTAGCTCTCAGAGCCATATCTACTTGCAACTATTTTTGCAAACTTGAGACATCTCGTTCAAGTTCCAAGTGTCACTTATGCAAAACTTGCTTCCTTCTCTCTAAACTTGTTTATAAAATTGCATTACCTCTAACCTCCTTTTCAACTCTTTGTTGCAAATCACTTTTTACAATATCTGACCTTTGGATTACAAACTCTTCAAATTTTGAGCTATCTACATGATCTATTGAGCTACCTAGGCTCCCCACTGAGCTTTTTGAGATATTCACTTACTCCATCGAGCTACTCAAGCTTTTTATATGCTCCATCGCGGTATTTGGGCTATCTACATATCTTACCAACCTCTCCAACCTACTTGGTTTACTTGCTAAGTTCTCTACTCCCTTATGCTCAGTCCTTGAGCTACATGCCACCATCAACAATTCTACTTCTTTTGTGAGGTTGATCatctattattttactttagaTGGAAAATTTTAGCAAAATGTTTGACCTTATCACAACTGAAACACTTGTCAGAGTAACAATCCTTTGTGTAATGGTCATACTTGCCATACTTGCCACACTTGCCACACTTGAAGCACTCAACATTTGAGGTGCTCGACCAACCTCCTCTCCATGGACCTCGTCCTCTTCCATGTCAATTTTCCTGATCAGactgttctttctcttcttcttgtCCTTGACTTCTACTTCCAGGACCGCTTTCTATGCCTCATCCTTTGCCTTGAATGTTCTTAGTTGTCTCATCTTTAATTGACATCTTCGTTTGGAGTAATTGATAAAGTGGGTCCCACCTCTTTTTTCGTTGTTCATGTTCTTCAAGAGATCCTGCAAGCTCTTTAACTGTGAGCTTTGATAGGTCCTTAGACTCCTCAATCGCACACACCACATTCACGAAGTCATAAGTCATCGACCTCAAAATTTTCTCCATAACTCGGCTACTAGACAACCTCTCCATTTCTAGTAAGTTGGTTTGTCACGGTTTCAACTCGAGTAATGTACTTGGCTACTCCTTTTGTCTCTTCATCTTCATGCTCTCCAACTCGCCCTTAAGTGTTTGGAGCCACACTTACTTCACCTGGTCATCCCCCTTATACGCCTTCTCCTAAATATCCCACACTTCTTTTGAAGATTTGGCACTTGCAATTTTCTCAAAGTCATACTCATCCACAACTTGGTAAAGAATGTACAAAGTTGCCTTGTTCTTCAAATGTGTTTCTTTCAACTCTTTCAATTGGCATTTGAAAAATTTGTGGTGTTGACTGGTTCATCGAAATCATATTCAACCACCTCCCAATTATCTTGGGAGACAAAAAGGGCCTTCATTTTGAGATTCCAATTGTCATAGTTGACCGCCTTTGTCAACTTGGACAGGGGCACACTGTTTATAAGAGTGACCATCTTACTCTCTCATTTTTTCAAACACCCACACACTCAAGCTCTATCTTTTTTGTCCCACTCAGACACTTAAGCTAACtagctcttgataccactttgtAGACAACAAACTTCACTTGTGAAAAACCTTTATTTAACTCTTGTGTTATTCTTATTGTTTTCATACAATGaataatacaatttatagaCTCATTTTTCTGTCCGTTGTACTCACAACTACTATAAATGATTAGTACATTAACTAtcaacaatggttaatacattAATTACTCACAACAACTAACTCATTAACTACTCATAATGATTAATTCATTAACTACTGTTAAGATTCCAACGactaattcatttaaatttattctaaatCCAACAATAATAACtactacaaaagaaaaaattggtaACACATTAATGtgtgaaaagattatttctcactatgatttttgtttcattttgcaGATTAAGAATTCAACATTTGTATTAGTTTATTACATATAtcatgtataatatatatatatatatatatatatatatatatatatatatattactgttGTACATTTGATCATAAATGAAGTAATGTATAAATTTGAGTGGAAAACATCATAGTAATAATGAATCTTGTTTCTCACCTTCCCAAACGCAGGGGTTCGCCCAATAGAAATATGGAACCTGTGGTAGCAATTACAAAGCTCAGTGGGTTCCACATCGCGGGAAAAACTGGTCCTCTCTTTTGGATGGCCCAAGCTTGCAAGTAGTAGATGAGTCCAGTCACTAGTGTCCCCTTTAAGATGCACCACCATTTCAAACTTTACTCAtctaaacttttattaatgtagAATTCAACAACTACATTATATATCACAGTTTTTGATACTTACACAGTAAACAACTGCAAGCAGTTTCATGTCCCAACCCAACTTCCACTGCTCAATATCTCTTTCAAAAGCTATAGCAATACAAAATGACTGGATTGAACTCGATAAACACTGAAGGCTCGTGAACTTCAGCTTTGCAGGGTAGCTTTTAAGAATTTGAGCCTGCTCTTTTTGGGATCATAAATATAGTGAACCAACCACAAAAAACAGAATTATGTGTGTATACATGAACTTATAAAACATAAGTTGAAATATCAGAAATATATGCAACACGAGTGGATGTACCTGAATTACAAGCCAAAGGCTCCAGATGATGACGCTTAAGAACAAAAGTAAAGAGCCCAATACCCATCTTTTGGTGGATGAAAAATGATCCTCATGATGATTGTAGTAATGATGATGAGCAATCCTTAACTGTGGTCCCTTGTAAAATGCAAGGGTGGCTACACCAACCAAACACAGAAATACACTTGCTATCTTTGTAACTCCACATTTTGTCCTTATATTCACCTTCTCCATTCTGCAAGATTCGAATGCAATGAACACTCATCACATGAATCGGCAAAGAgaaatctcatgtaatatacACCAAAGATTTTTGTATATGTTCCATCCATTctgaaaaagagataaaaactgATACATATCACACATATTACCTGAGCAACACAGCAAAGAAAAACGTAGATGCGGGGAGGGAATTGACAATTGCAGCGGCCAGAGTGGCAGATGTGTAAACAAGGGCAATAGCTTGCATATTTAGACTCAAAGTTACTCTGAAAAGCAACATATTAAAGTCATATGCATAAGGTTCCCTCTCAGAGTAAAAACATTTTATGAAAAatcatatagaaaaaataacaataccATACCCGAAAAATGAAGACACAAAAATCTTACAGAAGGTTGAAAAGGAAAGTGACACTGATACTTCTCTTTTTCCGGAacatatcataaataaaatacatgtcagtgatatattaattacataaacaCAGTAGGAAAGAAAAACAGATCCTTAATTACACACTTACTTTTGAAGTATGAAGGCCAGAGGAACCAAAATAACTGCACCAATCACCTGTCtgtaaaatataaacacaaagGTATTCATTCCCCTGTTGAACACAGCCTTGGACAGCAAGGTTAGCCCTGAATATATCAATTGCACTACAAACATTGCCAAATATGGCTTTGGTTCACCCATTTTCCAcatctttattttcattactcAAGTGCACATACACacacttataaatatatataaagtttggAACTGGTTGTTCACTGATTGATCCTTTCCCCCCAAATGAAAATTGTGCAGAAGAAAATGTGGATGACATGTTTTATTATGCTCTAATGAACTTACAGTTGGATTGGAAATGTGTATCTATTCTCCAAGCACTTGGATCAAATCATTATTATAGAATCTCATCTTTCGGTTTTTCtaccaaaatataataatttagtaGGAACAACTTGCAACTTTCTAAGCCAACCTTTTCAAAGGGAGTCTTTGCTATGGAAATTTTTGGTATTCCTTTCTAATGAGTGATTGATTACGTtatatttaataagtttttattttaaattatatcaacttttttaaattatttttgttgagaagaaaaataattttttaacaactaaattttgataattttctctaATAATTTCAGGTGACAGGTgacattctatttttttattttctcatttctttatattctgaaatcatttaaaaaatagcatgtcaaattgtaaaataaaattatcaaaatatcatcGTGCGAGTTTAAAATGGTGTTATGAGTAAATAATAGCAATATAAAATGTCAAGATTGAATAACCAAAAGGAAAATGAGTTACTCACAAAActtttttttgacaaacttgacaaattttctatcaatataattaaaatagattaattttttttaattaaaatgatgaaatagtactcttttacttaaataaatagtttatcattgttaaaatattattttcctatattattaaatatgctgataaaaaacgtaaaaataatattttttttaataatgtggAAATAGTATAAGATACCAaatataaccttttttttaatatagataCTATCCTAAACCTTTATTTATACTAAGGAGTGAAAAGTGGgagaataaaagataaaaaagaaataataaaaaatttatgaataagtgtgataaaattaaaaaaaaatgtaaattgacatattcataaaataattaaagtattattttattaaaagtgaactttaattaaagattaaaacaatatttaaacaattaCAACTTAAGTCATATGTTAAACGAGTCATTTTAGCttatacaataatataatttttaattctgtTAGTATAActaattgtataaaataatttaatttaatttaaaaactaatttgtaaggatataaaataaagttgaaataaaattaaaattataccaAAAAAGTCATTATAAAATGTtggcagaaaaaaaataaattgcactaaaatttaaattaattaatattatcttgaataagtaaattataaacttaaatttatgtaagtgtaaattttaataaaataaaggtacccttaataaaataaaaataattttacaaatagatagaaaaacaaTCAATGCGTATAAAAAATTGACATATTTCGAGTAAAAACTATAATCTTGTCTCAAAAGAAATtaagtagtaaaaaaaagataacatttaaatttaaacataagttaagttacaataatttaaattaaaaaaatactataaaaaatttatgtttatttaaaagAGTTTCATATTTACGACTTTTTCTTTTCGATTCTCAAAATATGACATTTTAGTAATATCACATTGACATATATGTATGTACgtgataatttattaattaacatatatCCTGCATTgaacgtgttttttttttaatgtctttAAGGTGTACATGTCAAGGTGTATATGTCATAAGTAAGTCAAAATATTCACACAGAATGATTCAAGTTGGGTTAAAAATAAGTGAATTTAACCTGGTTCACTTTATGATGAACTAGAAATTTTATAATCCGTTCAACCCTCACGGGTTGGTAAGTTAGGTAGATAGGGtcaccaacccacataaaaaattatttatttatttatttttaagtatttaaatatttaaattattttttaagtaactcatgagatgacaatcatagtaa
Encoded here:
- the LOC114162729 gene encoding WAT1-related protein At5g64700-like, whose amino-acid sequence is MKIKMWKMGEPKPYLAMFVVQLIYSGLTLLSKAVFNRGMNTFVFIFYRQVIGAVILVPLAFILQKEVSVSLSFSTFCKIFVSSFFGVTLSLNMQAIALVYTSATLAAAIVNSLPASTFFFAVLLRMEKVNIRTKCGVTKIASVFLCLVGVATLAFYKGPQLRIAHHHYYNHHEDHFSSTKRWVLGSLLLFLSVIIWSLWLVIQAQILKSYPAKLKFTSLQCLSSSIQSFCIAIAFERDIEQWKLGWDMKLLAVVYCGTLVTGLIYYLQAWAIQKRGPVFPAMWNPLSFVIATTGSIFLLGEPLRLGSVLGGIVLIISLYSVLWAKSKEEVSHHQNCLPIKECAEVKTEGSSMEPHSNTNDLFKNVH